In Zingiber officinale cultivar Zhangliang chromosome 11B, Zo_v1.1, whole genome shotgun sequence, a single window of DNA contains:
- the LOC122033507 gene encoding cytochrome P450 94C1-like produces the protein MVEFGTSQLAFVLLSFAAGFFAFALLLLLLHKRPWCCCHVCRACLSGSWAVEFDNLSDWYAHLLQKSPTGTIRIHVLGKTVTANPANVEYMLRTRFDNFPKGKPFTAILGDLLGQGIFNVDGDAWRLQRKIASLALGSVKVREYASCIVAEEIASGILPRLAAAAETGSIIDLQDVFRRFTFDAICRISFGLERGCIELPVPMEEFTAAFDAASRLSAMRGAAVAPAVWKLKRILNVGSERELRRAISMINELAKEVIRQRRKLGYDGCHDLLSRFMSTAEDDDEYLRDIVVSFLLAGRDAVASALTGLFLLLARNPQVAARIGEEINAGGENMSSSGRDYVQAAIHESMRLYPPVQFDSKWCVEDDVLPDGTFVGQGTRVVYHPYAMGRMESIWGADYAEFRPERWLRGKAFAAESLFKYPVFQAGNRVCLGKELALVEIRKVVVAVLEQFDVEVADAGRPVKFAPGLNTTFSGGVWARVTRRVAVSAENRVIK, from the coding sequence ATGGTGGAATTCGGAACCAGCCAACTCGCCTTTGTCCTTCTCTCCTTCGCTGCAGGATTCTTCGCCTTCGCGCttctcctgctgctgctgcataaGCGCCCCTGGTGCTGCTGCCACGTTTGTCGGGCCTGTCTGAGCGGTTCGTGGGCGGTGGAGTTCGACAACCTCAGCGACTGGTACGCGCACCTGCTGCAGAAGTCGCCCACCGGCACCATCCGCATCCACGTGCTCGGCAAAACGGTGACAGCCAACCCCGCCAACGTCGAGTACATGCTCCGGACCCGGTTCGATAACTTCCCCAAGGGCAAGCCCTTCACCGCCATCCTCGGCGACCTCCTCGGCCAGGGCATCTTCAACGTCGACGGCGACGCCTGGCGCTTACAGCGCAAGATCGCCAGCCTCGCGCTCGGCAGCGTCAAGGTGCGAGAGTACGCCTCTTGCATCGTCGCCGAGGAGATCGCTTCCGGCATACTGCCGCGGCTCGCGGCGGCGGCCGAGACCGGCAGCATTATCGACTTGCAGGACGTGTTCCGGAGGTTCACGTTCGACGCCATCTGCCGGATCTCGTTTGGGCTCGAGAGAGGGTGTATCGAGCTTCCGGTGCCAATGGAGGAGTTCACCGCGGCATTCGACGCCGCTTCGAGACTATCGGCGATGCGGGGCGCCGCGGTGGCTCCGGCGGTGTGGAAGCTGAAGCGGATACTTAACGTGGGGTCTGAGAGGGAACTGCGTCGTGCGATCTCGATGATCAACGAGCTGGCGAAGGAGGTCATCCGGCAGCGGCGGAAGCTGGGCTACGACGGTTGCCATGACCTACTCTCGCGGTTCATGAGCACggcggaggacgacgacgagtaCCTCCGCGACATCGTCGTCAGCTTCCTCCTCGCGGGGCGCGACGCTGTCGCCTCCGCGCTTACTGGCCTCTTCCTGCTCCTCGCGCGCAACCCGCAAGTGGCGGCGAGGATCGGTGAGGAAATAAACGCCGGCGGGGAAAACATGAGCTCTTCCGGCCGAGACTATGTGCAGGCGGCGATCCACGAGAGCATGCGCCTGTACCCGCCGGTGCAGTTCGACTCCAAGTGGTGCGTGGAAGACGACGTGCTTCCGGACGGGACCTTCGTGGGGCAGGGGACGCGGGTGGTGTACCACCCCTACGCGATGGGGCGGATGGAGAGCATATGGGGAGCCGACTACGCCGAGTTCCGGCCGGAGCGGTGGCTCCGCGGGAAAGCGTTCGCCGCGGAGAGTCTCTTCAAGTACCCAGTGTTCCAGGCCGGTAACCGGGTTTGCCTCGGCAAGGAGCTCGCGCTGGTGGAGATACGGAAGGTGGTGGTCGCGGTGTTGGAGCAGTTCGACGTCGAGGTTGCGGACGCGGGTCGGCCGGTGAAGTTTGCGCCGGGGCTGAACACGACGTTTAGCGGCGGGGTTTGGGCGCGGGTGACGCGGCGGGTGGCTGTGTCCGCGGAAAATCGTGTGATTAAATAA